Below is a window of Dictyostelium discoideum AX4 chromosome 1 chromosome, whole genome shotgun sequence DNA.
GGTGACGTGCTGCATTAGTTGCTACCAAACTTGCAAAATTAACCAAACATAATAATGtagtttcaaataattgGCACAAGATCATTGGTCCTTCTACACGAAGTAGTGGCACTCTTGGAAATACAACTGAACCTTCTTTCATTGCATATAAAGTGACAGATGAGGAATCCAATTTCGATAGGTAATCTAAAAACTCTTGTTCACAATCTGGTATCATCTCTTTAATGAAACCAACCTCTTCTTTTGTATAATGGAAATCACTAACGAATCTAATTACTTCCTCTAAACCTGCAAATACTGTAAATTCACCTCCAAATGGTGATTTtctaaaatataaatcaaatactGCTGGTATTTCATGTCTATTATTCTTCCATAATGAATAAGCCATTGTAATTTGATATAAATCTGTTAATAATGGTGTTACAAATCCATTCAATGGTTTAATCTTATCTTTTGATTCTTGATCTCTATAAACATAATCAACTGTTGTTGCTCTTTTTAATTCTCTAATTTGATTTGATGTTGCACCTGTTGTGGATCCATTCTCACTGTATCCATTTTCagttttctttaaatttttaaatattcgcatgattattaataaaaataaatttaataaaaaaaaaaaaatataaaaaaaataataataataataaaatttaggtaaaaaaataataataataataataataaaagttagatattaataataaaaaaaaaaaataaaaaaaaaaaaaaaatttacctTTCTTTTAAGTGGTGTGTTGGATTGGGACATTTAAAATctgaattttaaatttttttcttacGGGTttatctgttttttttttttatttaattaattttttaagagcaatgattttttttttttaaaaaaaaaaaaaattaaaaaaaaataaaattaaaaaaaaaaaaacaaaaaaataaaaaaatctttttttttttttttgaaaatatttttttaattaaaaaataattctttcCAAGAAAGGCGAAGAATTTTTGGAAAgggttttattttaattttaatttcttttttggaTGTTTTTGATCTGATTCttctaattttatattttgattttttatatttattttatttttatccttattattattattatttttatccttattatttttattattattattattattatttttattattactattattatttttattatttccagGTTTTATATGAATTTTATCAgattgaataatttttggtgcttcattttcatttttgatatttaatttattattttcagaattattattattattattattattattattattattattattattattattattattattattattattattattattattattattattattattattattattattattattattattattattattttcagaattattattaataattttttcaaataaagcAACGAAAAAACCAATTGTAAAATCTTTTGAAGGTGTCATACGAATTGAATAATcactatttttataaattggtAAACCTCTACTATTAGTCCAATGTGGTAAAATTTTAACTACTTTCCACTTTTCAccatctttatttaattcatcgATTGCACGTTTTACAAcatcttcattttcaactTGATGAGTTGAACAAGTTGaataaataacttttttaacaTTTGGAAATGCAAATGAATGTtgaataattgataattgaaAATCTGCTAATAATTTAACACGTTTCTCTTCTTCAATTCTTTCTTGttcttcaatttcttcttttgttttaattggtggtactaatggtaatttattattattatctttttgttgttttttaccACCTTGtttcatttcttttaattttctctttttttctttttttaattcttttttatttaatattgatttttctttttctttttcaggtaattttgttgattgattttgttggtttaaaatttcatctaaatcttcatcattttcatctgtTACGATTTCATCTGTCGAATATTTTGTTGGTAATAAATAATCCAAACGATTTACGATACCAGATCCTGAACATGATGGATCAcataaaatatattcaacatctttaaattttggaTCAtcatgttttaaatttaaaaaactatcattaattgtttcaatatctataaaaaaaaaaaaaaaaaaaaataataaaattagtatttttttttttttttttttttttttttttttaatatctaaaaaaataaaatatatttttacttttacaAAGTGATctttttgttaatttaattaaagtaCCACAACGTTTTgtatctttttcaattgcGAAAATTTTTCCAGTATTTTTCATTTGTGcagataataatgaagtttTATTACCAGGTGCAGAACAAGAATCAATACAAACCGAACcaggtggtggtgataaaataaaagatggTAAACAAGATGCTTTATCTTGAAGTATAATTTGACCATTTAGCAACATTTTATGATCATGTAAATCCACAGCAtgatgaaatattaaaatctcTGGAAAATCTAAATCTtgataaaattctttttcacCCAATATAATTgtagtttgttgttgttgttcaactgtgccattttctttttttattgtaattgatttagTTTGCAATTTTGGTGGTTTTGATAATAGTTCAAATCCTTCAACATTTACAAAATGCTCaattacatttttaataCAATTTTCATCACAATCATTGAATAATGTATTAACTCTAACATAACGTGGCAATGTAATTGGGTATCTGATATTGTCGGGTagtaaatcaatattttccGATAcctttttttgaattttcattctTGCTAACGCACTATTAATTGGTGCTTGGTAATGCGATAGTAGCTTCTTTGCCTGTCCACCGCCTTTAATCTTTCCATTTGCACTAAATAAAAGTTCATAAATCATTACAACTAATAAACTATactttatagttttattctttttaaattctttttctaatcCTGCTgttaattcaataatttgaTCAATTACACCCTTATATTTCAATGTTTCACAAACTAATGCATAACATGTCTTTGAAGTTTTAACATTCACATTTCTATTATATGTCAATCCTTTAATTGATCCtttcttttgaattaattgttcAATTACATCTGCTGCTTGTTGATAAAAATCAcacatctttttttttttatttttcaaactaaaaataaaaattaaaattaaaaaaaagaatgcgaaaaaaaaaaaaaaaaaacgagtatttttttaatttttattttttttaaatgtgaAAAATATggggtgaaaaaaaaaaaaaaaaaaacgagtattttttaattttttaattatttttaatattataattaatattttatttttattatttttattatttttattattattactatttttaaatttgtgaATTTGATAAGAAAGTTCTTTCAGATGGTTTAAGATTTCtatcttttttctttaattgaattgttttCTTTGGATCACCTTTAGTTGGTGGTGTATCATATAAAAATGGAATTAATGGCATTTCTTTATCtgtttcaattaataatgcgATTTTTCTGAGATCTTCTGGTAATTCCATAACTGCATCCCATTGATAATCTAATTTCTCTCTttcttctctttctttttcttgtttgAGTTCGTTACTGTATGCGGTATAATTGTAGTTAATTAATCTTAATCGTTTCTCTTCATCACTTTCATTTTTGTCTGCAAATTCTGGAcgtttaaataaaacttgGAAACGTTGTATAATCTTTTGGTAAGATGCTTTTGACACTTTTACATCATATTTTTCACTAAGATCAACACCTGTATCCTCTTCTTCTACTACTTTTTTACCGCCCCTTTTAACAACTTTTGCTGCATATCCACaaataaattgttgttgatttgcTTGTTTACTtgataaatttacaattgatctacaagttttaattgataacattctgtatatatattatatattaaaaaatcgtcgacaaatattaaaaaaataaaaaaaaattaaaaaattaaaaaaaaaaaaaaaacagtgaaaaaaaaaaaaaaaaaaaaaaaaaaatgaaaaataaaaaaaaaaaaaaaataaaattttttttattttgcaTTTCCAACAACACCTATCTTCATGTTTAAAGGAattataatatcttttttgttggaattaaaaaaaataaaaaataaaaaaaataaaaaattgaaaaaggaaaaaaataaataaaaaaaagaaatgtttatagattttattattaccttttttttttttttttttttttttttttttttattaatttaatatatcatacaaattaaaattaaaaaaataaaaaaataaaattaacagATTTATGCCAcgcattttaaataaattaaattattatcactcttttttttttttttttttttttaaaaatctaataatttttttaaatatatatatatgattaaaaatttattaaataatggtgtcaaaaaaaaaagctttCCTTGTTTacgttttttattttttttatatgatcaTTTTACAactctttaaaattttatttttaaggaTGATCCCTCAATtccaagaagaagaagaagaaggttttaaaactaaactttttattaaaaatgaaaaaaaaagaaatgatatttatattgtaagttttttattaatattattattatttgtaaaaactaaaattaattctttttttttttttttcactattAATAGTTAATTCATTCACCAAAATTATGTGGTAGTTTaagtttatcaaaaaaatttgaagaaattgtaaatattgaTAGTGGAcattattcaattttaattgatattgaagGTGAAactgaaaattcaaaaaatccAATTGGAATTGAATgtcatttaataaatgaaaaaaaaggtacaggtttaaattcaattaatttaattttaaaacaaagatttaaaaatcaatatccAACATCCACAAAGAAAGCGATTTTAGTtggaaaattaaatgaaCAGTTTGAAAGAAGGGgacaatattttaattatttagaaaattCATTTCAATCATTTATTGAATCGAAATTAGgagatcatcatcatcattcaaattcaccatcatcatcaacaaaaaacaataataataataataatgaatttattaattgtcaTACATTtgcaaaatatttaattgaagaaaagtttaaattaaaatggcctttaaatataaatatggTTGAAGATGAATATCCATTTTTAAGTTCTTTAACAAATGCTCAAAAGGAAGCTGAATTAATATcttgttaaatttaatagttaatttaaaaaaaaaatttatttatttattttttaaatttatttttaaaaaaaaaaaaaaaaaaaaaaatttaaataaaataaaataaaatttccaCCCTGTCAGATTTGTTAAAGGTATTATTTTCATGCaattgacaaaaaaaaatgaaaaaaaaaaaaaaataaaaatatctaaaacttttttttttgtttttttttttttatgttttttttatttttttatttttttatttttttttattatttcttttcatttttttattacgaACCACACACGAGCCCCATTAAcctaaataaatatatttttatttttaatcaaaaaaaaaaaaaaaaaaaaatctttttgtgtgtgtgtgttttttttttttttttttttttttttttttatatatagaaacattttcaaataataataataataataaacagtATGAAAACAGACGATAAATATGCAAGATTAGATAGTGGTAATttatatgatgatgataacgAATATTGTAGTGTTGTAACTACTACACCTGAATTATCATCTATAAAGGAAGGATATTGTCCTGTAAAAAGTAGTAGTAATGTTATACAAAATATTGCAAGTGATCCAAATAAATTCCCAACAAGTTTTCCATTCATACTTGGTAATGAAATTTGTGAAAGATTTTCATTCTATggtataaaaacaattttaatattatatttaacaAATTATATGGAATATAGTGATGATAAATCAACTGTAATATTacattcatttaattttgttgCTTATTTATTGTAAGtactaaattttaaaataattaaaaataaaaaacataaaaaataaataactaactttttttttttttttttttcccaaatatAGTCCAATATTAGGTGCATACATCGCAGATGCaaaaattggtaaatttaaaaccattttaattttttcaattgtataTGTACTTGGTAGTATAGTTTTATCAGTAACATCAATTGATGGAGTTGTTGGTGAAAAAGGAAATAGATCGCCTATTGGGTGagtaattttgaaaaaaaaaaaaaaaaaaaaaaaaaaaaaaaaaaaaaaaaaaaaaaaaaaaaaaaagaataacaaaattttaactttttattatttttttattttttatttttaataataattagaaTTATAATTGGATTAGGATTAATTGCAATGGGTACTGGTGCAATAAAAAGTAATGTACCAACATTTGCAGGTGATCAGTTGAAGAGTAATCAAGGTAATTTATTAGAAAgattatttcaaatattttattggtGTATAAATTTGGGTAGTTTAGCATCAACACTTTTAACACCAATACTTAGAAAATATGTTGGATTTTGGTTAGCATTTGGTATACCATCATTCCTATTAATATGTTCAACTATTATATTTGTAATTGGTTCGAAATTTTATGTTAAAAGAGCAGTCTCTGAGAGTATTTTATGGACAGCTTTGAAAATTATGGCATTTGCAATTAAggagaaatttaaaatactaAAATCAAGATATAAGAGGAACTCAAGGGGTATGTTGTATACGAATCCTTATACATCGATCAGTGGCACTAATTGGATGGACCTTTCGAAAATTGAATATGATAGTCAATTGGTTGATTCGATAAAGGCGGCTATGAATGTACTGTTGGTGTTTATCccattaccttttttttggTGCATGTTTGATCAAACTTCCTCGAGATGGACTATTCAAGCGGCACAATTAAACACTTGTCTATTCAATAATGGTAAAAGTGTTTGCATAGAACCTGAACAAATTCAAGCACTCAATCCATTATTCATTATGGTTTTCATACCAATTGTTGAGTTTACAATCTATAAACCTTTAAAACATTTTGGTTTCaatttaaaaccattaattaaaatgtcAATTGGTATGATCCTTGCtgcaatttcatttttaattgccatgtttttacaaatttcaattgataaatcaattaaaaataataatattataaataatagtattagtagtagtggtggtggtagtagttttagtattggtagtggtagtgatattattgataataatgatataaagAGTAATTTATCAGTTTGGTTATTGTTTCcacaatatttaattataacgATTGCAGAGATATTAATATCGATACCAGGATTAGAGTTTGCTTATGCAAATGCACCATCATCaatgaaatcaataattatGTCTGGTTGGTTATTGGCAATATCAATTGGTAATATATTTGTAGTATTTGTAGTTGATGGTATATCATTTAGTAAACAGTGGGCtgaatttttattctttgcAAGTGTTATGTTATTCTTTACTTTTATATTCATAATTTTATCATACAGATTTAAACCAACTGATATATCTGTAACACAATATTCTGATGATCTTACCCATTTAAAAGAatctttatcaaattcaatgttTTTcagtggtggtaataataataataacagtaataataataataataataatagtgatacaAATAGTgattataatagtaataataacaataataattttggtgtAACGATATTAACTGACCAAGATAATTTATATGATGAAGATTATGGATCTATAGAGttggaaaataatttaatttaatttaatatataaatatatataaatttttttttttttctttcattttttttttttttttaccttttttttaaatttaaaaaattaaaaaataaaaaaattatttgtaaataatcaaaaaagtaaaaatagaaaaaaaaaatataatataaaaataattatttttaataaaagatttaactACTAATGATAAAGGAAAAAGGAGAATTGTTGTtgacaataaaataaaataaaaaaaagtagaatataaataaatctattaataactttttttattttttatctttattttaaattttatttttatttttaatttttttttttttaatttttttttttttttatctacaGATTTGTttgttcaaataatttaataaataataaataaaatttgaaaaggtaatttttaaaattgaaaatggtaacATTAAAAACTGTAGGATATcgtaaaattttattttattttttttttatttttatttttttttttattttttttttttcaatcatttttttatttcagaTGAATTTTAGATATCTAAAATTCATGTTGTTTTTGATGACTATCCCAAGATTAtcatgattaaaaaaaaaaaaaaaattaaaactttcaaataaatttcaatcCATCGCGTTTCAAAATTAGctttcacaaaaaaaaaaaaaaaaaaatgcaaaaaaaaaaataaaaaaaaaaaataaaataaaaaaaaaaaaaaaaaaaaaagtttctttttcacaaaattttttaattataattgaataattttttaaactgcCCAATCCatccaacaacaaaaataatatcgaaaaaaaaaaaaaaaaaaaaaattatatactTTTTGGAATAACAAACAActtattgattattaatttgttttttgtaaCCTAGTTAACtatcaaatcaaaaattataataataacctcACCACAAATTAcaaaacaatttataaaaaaaaaaaaaaaaataaaatttttgtgggttctgttttttttgcttgttttttatttattattatttttttttaatttttaatttttttttttttttttttttttgtattaaatatcaccaaaaaataaaaaataaaaaataaaaaaaaaaaaataaaaaaatttaatatattaaattaatagtagtaataataataataataataataataaatatatattttatttatatttatatatatatattttaattttaccaaaataataaataataatttaaacaattcaaataaataaataaatataaaaatgataaatcaacaatatatggacattttaaaattgccATTAGAGTTATTagaaaagatatttaaatttttagaacAGAAATCATTATGTTCTACATCATTAGTTAATAAACAATGGAATCATACAGTAAATTTAGTTTGGCATACTATAGATCTTTCTAAATCACATAGTCATTTCACTCACTTGGCCTCAAAAGTGAAATCTctctcaaaaaataataaaggtgGCAAAAAAATAAGAGTACTCGAAACAATATGTAATAATTTAGTATCAAACAATGGCTTCTTAATACCTCCACTCTCTAATAAGAATAATCCAAtctttaaaaagaattataatagtagtagcagTAGTAACAGTAACAGTAACAGTAacagtagtagtagtagtagtagtagtagcaataatagtaattatatAGAAAATAACAGAGAAATAGTACCgatagaaaataataataatataatagaatcaaataatgaaaaagaatttataaaagataatttaaatttacaattttattataataatgataatgaaaataataataatagtaaaaattataataatagtagtaatgataatgataaagaattaaCAGTTGaagaaataatatttaataaaaaacaattaaaaagtaaTGGCAGTAGAAATAAATTAGAGAAAGAGATTGAAGATAGAATTGAGAAAAGGATGGACcacttttttaaatcaatttgtaATAGATTTCAAAGGGTTGAAGTTTTAGATTTATCAGGTTGTAcagatttaaaaatggatTCAATAATGTTATTGGTTAGATCATTTTCACAAACTCTTAAAAAGTTAACTACACGTCGTTGCAAATCCCTCTCAATTACAGATGAAAGATTCTCACAAATCTTTCAATATTGTAAAAAGTTAACAACACTATCGTTGGGTGAAATGCCATTAATCGGTGACCAAACCATCACCCAACTTTCAATCCACTGTCCAAATTTAGAAGCATTAGGCATTGCAAGATGTATAAATATTActgataaatcaataattacaCTTTCAAAAGCATTAGTACAATATCAAgcaaagaataataattcaaattcaaattcaaattcaaataataatccaaataataataataataataactatagtaaattaaaaatcattggattaaatcatttatcaCATTTGTCGGATGAGTGTATATTAATGTTGGGTTTAAGTTGTAGTAAAACATTGAATATATTTAGTGTTTGCAATTTGGTGAATTTAACAAGTGATACATTgtcaaagatatttttaaattgtacgCAATTGGGGTCAATTGATTTATCGGGTTGTGTGAATGCTGATGATACCGTATTGGAATCAATCGCTATGAAATGTGGTAACCTATTCCAATTAAATATTA
It encodes the following:
- a CDS encoding NOL1/NOP2/Sun family protein codes for the protein MCDFYQQAADVIEQLIQKKGSIKGLTYNRNVNVKTSKTCYALVCETLKYKGVIDQIIELTAGLEKEFKKNKTIKYSLLVVMIYELLFSANGKIKGGGQAKKLLSHYQAPINSALARMKIQKKVSENIDLLPDNIRYPITLPRYVRVNTLFNDCDENCIKNVIEHFVNVEGFELLSKPPKLQTKSITIKKENGTVEQQQQTTIILGEKEFYQDLDFPEILIFHHAVDLHDHKMLLNGQIILQDKASCLPSFILSPPPGSVCIDSCSAPGNKTSLLSAQMKNTGKIFAIEKDTKRCGTLIKLTKRSLCKNIETINDSFLNLKHDDPKFKDVEYILCDPSCSGSGIVNRLDYLLPTKYSTDEIVTDENDEDLDEILNQQNQSTKLPEKEKEKSILNKKELKKEKKRKLKEMKQGGKKQQKDNNNKLPLVPPIKTKEEIEEQERIEEEKRVKLLADFQLSIIQHSFAFPNVKKVIYSTCSTHQVENEDVVKRAIDELNKDGEKWKVVKILPHWTNSRGLPIYKNSDYSIRMTPSKDFTIGFFVALFEKIINNNSENNNNNNNNNNNNNNNNNNNNNNNNNNNNNNNNNNNNNNNNNNNSENNKLNIKNENEAPKIIQSDKIHIKPGNNKNNNSNNKNNNNNNNKNNKDKNNNNNKDKNKINIKNQNIKLEESDQKHPKKKLKLK